One genomic segment of Ctenopharyngodon idella isolate HZGC_01 chromosome 7, HZGC01, whole genome shotgun sequence includes these proteins:
- the tmem179ba gene encoding transmembrane protein 179B: MALPWLLLLELLLYGSCFICGIVTASSVTISQGGFAGKCMLYGSVHLNSTFISVLSSSSPSLCYFVSAISVCVAVFCFSVTLYWIYVACFDGEVNREKLWMNITLGLSGVFLFFLLVTGCILKIGRDRLCDSVLHTVNNITRCEEAQNKSWLSPISGNQFYSRLHSAETAVWVNFFFWMIIAGLVLLQRNKGSEIQSVGENPSVTPSETEPILSHPGHPW, encoded by the exons ATGGCGCTGCCGTGGCTTCTGCTGTTGGAGCTGCTGCTGTACGGCAGCTGTTTTATTTGCGGGATCGTCACAGCCTCCTCTGTTACAATCTCACAG GGAGGTTTTGCTGGAAAGTGTATGCTGTACGGTTCAGTGCATCTGAACAGCACATTCATCAGTGTTCTTTCATCCagttctccctctctctgttaCTTTGTGTCAGCCATCTCCGTTTGTGTGGCTGTCTTCTGCTTTTCAGTCACTCTCTACTGGATCTACGTCGCCTGTTTTGATGGAGAGGTGAATAG AGAGAAATTATGGATGAACATTACCCTTGGCTTGTCAGGAgtcttcctcttcttcctcttgGTGACGGGATGCATCCTGAAAATCGGCCGAGACAGACTGTGTGACTCAGTGCTCCATACAGTGAACAATATAAcaag GTGTGAAGAAGCTCAAAATAAGTCTTGGTTGAGCCCTATAAGTGGGAACCAGTTCTACTCCAGACTGCACAGTGCAGAG acaGCAGTATGGGTGAATTTCTTCTTTTGGATGATCATAGCAGGTCTGGTCCTGCTCCAGCGTAACAAAGGGTCAGAAATCCAGTCAGTAGGAGAGAACCCATCAGTGACCCCTTCTGAAACCGAGCCCATCTTGAGCCACCCAGGACATCCTTGGTGA